The following proteins are co-located in the Mycolicibacterium goodii genome:
- a CDS encoding MlaE family ABC transporter permease: protein MGTMTILRSTYPRLTRQFNKPVSTLSRVGDHTLFYLRAIAGTPHAALHYRKELVRLIAEISMGAGTLAMIGGTVVIVGFLTLATGGVLAIQGYSSLGNIGIEALTGFLSAFINVRIAAPVVAGIGLAATFGAGVTAQLGAMRINEEIDALESMAIRPVEYLVSTRIVAGMVAITPLYAIAVILSFLASQFTTVVLLGQSGGLYNHYFDTFLNPIDLLWSFLQAILMAITILLIHTYFGYFASGGPSGVGVAVGNAVRTSLIVVVSVTLLVSLAVYGSNGNFNLSG, encoded by the coding sequence ATGGGAACCATGACCATCCTGCGGTCGACCTATCCGCGGCTCACCCGGCAGTTCAACAAGCCGGTCTCGACGTTGAGCCGGGTCGGCGACCACACGCTGTTCTACCTCCGCGCGATCGCGGGCACCCCGCACGCCGCGCTGCACTACCGCAAGGAGCTCGTCCGGCTGATCGCCGAGATCTCCATGGGCGCAGGCACACTCGCGATGATCGGCGGAACCGTCGTCATCGTCGGCTTCCTGACGCTGGCCACCGGCGGCGTGCTGGCGATCCAGGGATATTCGTCGCTGGGCAACATCGGTATCGAGGCGCTCACCGGATTCCTCTCGGCGTTCATCAACGTACGCATCGCCGCCCCGGTGGTCGCGGGCATCGGCCTGGCCGCCACATTCGGCGCCGGTGTGACCGCCCAGCTCGGCGCCATGCGCATCAACGAGGAGATCGACGCGCTCGAGTCGATGGCGATCCGTCCGGTCGAATACCTCGTGAGCACTCGCATCGTGGCCGGGATGGTCGCCATCACGCCGCTGTACGCGATCGCGGTGATCCTTTCGTTCCTGGCGTCCCAGTTCACCACCGTGGTGCTGCTCGGCCAGTCCGGCGGGCTCTACAACCACTACTTCGACACGTTCCTCAACCCGATCGACCTGTTGTGGTCGTTCCTGCAGGCGATTCTGATGGCCATCACGATCCTGCTGATCCACACCTATTTCGGATATTTCGCGTCCGGCGGCCCGTCCGGTGTCGGCGTGGCGGTCGGCAACGCCGTGCGCACCTCGCTGATCGTCGTCGTCTCCGTGACGCTGCTGGTGTCGCTCGCGGTGTACGGGTCCAACGGAAACTTCAACTTGTCGGGGTAG
- a CDS encoding MCE family protein, whose amino-acid sequence MTRNIGPGPAHRSETDSSAAPVAARPGRSFGAGGHARPIAGLATVVVVGLIIALAVTLFRGDFTKTEPVTVISDRAGLVMNPDAKVKVRGVQVGTVGSIETLPDGRAALHLKMDPAQLRLIPGNVTADIASSTVFGAKFVDLVPPEKPEGTMRPGQVLQGEHVTVEVNTVFQQLTRVLDKIDPAKLNETLGAISSAFGGRGEKMGQTVSDFRALLAELEPSLPNLSRDIESMAVVSGAYGDAAPDLLKTIQNTNRISDSIVDEQQNLDAFLVSSIGLADIGNEVIGGNREALRTTLDLLVPTTDLLNEYAPGLNCALEGMVYVNNQPPQMDPGVLVNVAFTLGIERYRYPQNLPKVAAKGGPQCMGLPYIGFGNRSKYLVTDTNANPWQYGNQGILLNSDGLKQLLFGPLDGPPRNTAQIGMPG is encoded by the coding sequence TTGACACGAAACATCGGCCCCGGCCCGGCCCACCGGTCCGAGACGGACAGCTCGGCGGCGCCCGTGGCGGCCCGTCCCGGGCGCAGCTTCGGCGCGGGCGGCCACGCCCGGCCCATCGCCGGTCTCGCCACCGTCGTCGTGGTCGGCCTGATCATCGCGCTGGCGGTGACGCTGTTCCGCGGCGACTTCACGAAAACCGAACCGGTGACGGTGATCTCGGACCGTGCCGGCCTGGTGATGAACCCCGACGCCAAGGTCAAGGTGCGTGGTGTCCAGGTGGGCACCGTCGGCTCGATCGAAACGCTGCCCGACGGACGGGCCGCGCTGCACCTCAAGATGGACCCCGCCCAACTGCGCCTGATTCCCGGCAATGTGACGGCCGACATCGCGTCCTCCACGGTGTTCGGTGCGAAGTTCGTCGATCTCGTCCCGCCCGAGAAACCCGAGGGGACCATGCGGCCCGGCCAGGTCCTGCAGGGCGAACACGTCACCGTCGAGGTCAACACCGTCTTCCAGCAACTCACGCGCGTGCTCGACAAGATCGACCCCGCCAAGCTCAACGAGACGCTCGGCGCGATCTCGTCGGCCTTCGGCGGCCGCGGGGAGAAGATGGGCCAGACGGTCAGCGACTTCCGGGCCCTGCTGGCCGAACTCGAACCCAGCCTGCCCAATCTCAGCCGTGACATCGAATCGATGGCGGTGGTGTCGGGCGCCTACGGCGACGCCGCGCCGGACCTGCTCAAAACCATCCAGAACACCAACCGCATCAGCGACAGCATCGTCGACGAACAGCAGAACCTCGACGCGTTTCTGGTCAGCTCGATCGGCCTGGCCGACATCGGCAACGAGGTCATCGGCGGTAACCGCGAGGCGCTGCGCACCACACTGGACCTGCTGGTGCCCACCACCGATCTGCTCAACGAGTACGCGCCGGGCCTCAACTGCGCGCTCGAAGGCATGGTGTACGTCAACAACCAACCGCCACAGATGGATCCGGGTGTCCTGGTGAACGTCGCCTTCACGCTCGGCATCGAGCGCTATCGTTACCCACAGAACCTGCCCAAGGTGGCGGCCAAGGGGGGACCGCAGTGCATGGGGCTGCCCTACATCGGTTTCGGCAACCGCTCCAAGTACCTGGTCACCGACACCAACGCCAACCCGTGGCAGTACGGCAACCAGGGCATCCTGCTGAACTCCGACGGTCTCAAGCAGCTGCTGTTCGGGCCGCTGGACGGTCCGCCACGTAACACCGCACAGATCGGAATGCCCGGATGA
- a CDS encoding MCE family protein has translation MRRVSGTLVKFGVFAVVMAVLTAFLFMTFSEYRGGAYAGYSAVFDDASRLESGDSVRVAGVRVGTVKSVSLQPDRTVLVEFDTERNIALTTGTKAAVRYLNLVGDRYLELIDSPGSTRLLPSGSRIPKERTSGALDLDLLLGGLKPVIQGLNPQDVNALTSSLIQIFQGQGDTLSSLMSKTSSFSNTLADNGQVIQQLIDNLNTVVATLNKDGSKFSATVDRLEQLIGGLSQDRDPIGTAVTQLDNGTASIASLLTQARPPLAATVDQLNRMAPLLDDHKATLDAGLQRAPTNYRKLARLGSYGSWIMYYICGLSFRVTDLQGRTAVFPMLKQEGGRCAEP, from the coding sequence ATGAGGCGCGTCTCAGGAACTCTCGTCAAGTTCGGGGTGTTCGCCGTTGTCATGGCGGTGCTCACCGCGTTCCTGTTCATGACGTTCTCCGAATACCGCGGCGGCGCCTATGCGGGCTACTCCGCGGTGTTCGACGACGCGTCGCGACTGGAGTCCGGAGACTCCGTCCGGGTCGCAGGCGTGCGGGTGGGCACCGTGAAAAGCGTGTCGCTGCAACCGGACCGGACCGTCCTGGTCGAGTTCGACACCGAACGCAACATTGCGCTCACCACCGGCACCAAGGCGGCGGTGCGCTACCTGAACCTCGTCGGGGACCGATACCTGGAACTCATCGACAGCCCGGGGTCGACACGCCTGCTGCCGTCAGGGTCCCGGATCCCGAAGGAGCGCACGTCGGGGGCGCTGGACCTGGACCTGCTGCTCGGCGGGCTGAAGCCGGTGATCCAGGGTCTGAACCCGCAGGACGTCAACGCGCTGACGTCCTCGCTCATCCAGATCTTCCAGGGCCAGGGCGACACGCTCAGCTCGCTGATGAGCAAGACGTCGTCGTTCTCGAACACGTTGGCCGACAACGGCCAGGTGATCCAGCAGCTGATCGACAACCTCAACACCGTCGTGGCGACGCTGAACAAGGACGGAAGCAAGTTCTCGGCCACGGTCGATCGTCTGGAGCAGTTGATCGGCGGGTTGTCACAGGATCGGGACCCGATCGGCACGGCGGTGACACAACTCGACAACGGCACGGCGTCCATCGCGAGCCTGCTCACCCAGGCCCGGCCGCCGCTGGCCGCGACGGTTGATCAGCTCAACCGGATGGCGCCGCTGCTCGACGATCACAAGGCCACCCTCGACGCCGGCTTGCAGAGGGCGCCGACCAACTACCGCAAGCTGGCTCGCCTCGGCTCCTACGGCAGCTGGATCATGTACTACATCTGCGGACTGTCGTTCCGCGTCACCGACCTGCAGGGCAGAACTGCGGTCTTTCCCATGCTCAAGCAAGAAGGCGGGAGGTGCGCGGAGCCCTGA
- a CDS encoding MCE family protein, whose protein sequence is MLKYRESNLVKAGLIGTVLMILVVAVGLQPERLMQWASSVRHQALFTEAGGIAVGNDVTLSGIKIGSVTDVSLHDGDALVSFTTEGRYPLGSLTTAHIRTGSLLGERVLTLESDGTGTLRTTDVIPTSRTSSPYSLTDAVSELTTNTAGTDTTALNQSLDTLSATIDQLAPQLGPTFDGLSRLSQSINGRNESLASLLKSAGEVTGVLSQRSQQLNTLILNANDLLGVLNERREAIVDLLANTSAVAEQLRGLVADNEAELAPTLERLNRVTEVLQKNRDNITKMLPDMKKFMLAQGETLANGPYYNAYVPNLQPAQLLQPFLDYAFGFRRGQNAGQPPDNAGPRAEFPLPYNGIPGGSR, encoded by the coding sequence ATGCTCAAGTACCGCGAATCGAACCTGGTGAAGGCCGGCCTGATCGGCACGGTGCTGATGATCCTCGTCGTCGCCGTCGGCCTGCAGCCCGAACGGCTGATGCAGTGGGCGTCCTCGGTGCGCCACCAGGCGCTGTTCACCGAGGCCGGTGGGATCGCCGTCGGCAACGACGTCACGCTCTCCGGCATCAAGATCGGCTCGGTGACCGACGTGAGCCTGCACGACGGCGATGCGTTGGTCTCCTTCACCACCGAGGGCAGATACCCGCTCGGATCACTGACCACGGCCCACATCCGCACCGGTTCGTTGCTCGGGGAGCGGGTACTGACATTGGAGTCCGACGGCACCGGAACACTGCGCACCACCGATGTGATCCCGACGTCGCGGACGTCCTCGCCCTATTCGCTCACCGATGCGGTCAGTGAATTGACCACGAACACCGCCGGAACCGACACGACGGCACTCAACCAGTCGCTGGACACCCTGTCGGCCACCATCGATCAACTCGCGCCACAGCTCGGCCCGACCTTCGACGGACTCAGCAGGCTGTCGCAATCGATCAACGGCCGCAACGAGAGTCTGGCGAGCCTGCTCAAGAGTGCAGGTGAGGTCACCGGCGTGCTCTCCCAGCGCAGCCAGCAGTTGAACACGTTGATCCTCAACGCCAACGACCTGCTCGGCGTGCTCAACGAGCGTCGAGAGGCCATCGTCGATCTGTTGGCCAACACATCGGCTGTGGCCGAACAGCTTCGGGGCCTGGTGGCCGACAACGAGGCCGAGTTGGCACCCACACTGGAACGACTGAACCGCGTGACCGAGGTGCTGCAGAAGAACCGCGACAACATCACCAAGATGCTTCCCGACATGAAGAAGTTCATGCTGGCGCAAGGCGAGACGCTGGCCAACGGGCCCTACTACAACGCCTATGTGCCCAATCTGCAGCCTGCGCAGCTGTTGCAGCCGTTCCTGGATTACGCGTTCGGATTCCGCCGCGGCCAGAACGCCGGTCAGCCACCGGACAATGCCGGTCCGCGCGCCGAATTCCCGCTGCCATACAACGGGATTCCGGGAGGTTCGCGCTGA